The genomic window TTGGTACTGCAATAAATCGCCAATATTATATCTTAATTGAAGTTCCACCACCTTGGACATCTCAACCCCTAGATTCCAAAAATATTCCCAGTAAATTACAAGATTTACAATCAGATATTGATGAAGCGGCTTGTTATATAAGGTTGGTATTTATTTACAATCCCAATTATTATCAAACTGGGCGAACTCGGTTAATTATCTATTACCAGACAGAAGAAATATATTCAGGGTACAACAAGAAAGAATATATCCTATCAGATATTAATGATGCAGTACCAATCATCCAAAAGTGCATCAAAAATGAAAATCTAGAATCTGAAGACACCAATATTCAAACTAGAGATTTTTTAGTATGTACTCATGGTAGTCATGATAAATGCTGTGCTAAATATGGCAATCCTTTTTATCGTCAAGCCTTAGCAACAGTAGAAGATTTATCATTATCTCATGTGCGAGTTTGGCAAAGCAGTCATTTTGGTGGACATCGTTTTGCACCAACTATGATTGAGCTTCCAGAAGGCAGATATTACGCTAGGTTAGACCAAAAATCCTTTACTTCTATCTTGACACGAACGGGCGATATCCAATGTTTAAAAAAAGTCTATCATGGTTGGGGTATTTTACCTTGGCAAGTGCAAATATTAGAAAGAGAGTTGATGCTCAAATATAATTGGGATTGGTTTAATTACAAAGTGCAAGGTCATGTAATTGAGCAAAACGAGGATGAAACTTTTAGTCAAGTAGAAATAAAGTTTACCACACCTGATGGCATAGTTGGCTGTTATAGATGTAATGTGATTGAAGATGAAAATAAAAGTGTAGTCTTTAGGGCAGAATGCGGCACTACTGAGTTAGTAAAGATTTCTCAATTTAGCATTACAGAACTTGTTGATATAGCCACATCATTAATCGCAGTTTAATTAATCATCGGAAAAATGTCAATTAAAAATCATTTATTTATCAGGGTATTTACCTTCCTGCACCATATACTTAATTATCATCAAATTAAGTTAATTTTATTCAGCATCATCACAGCTTTAATAGTTATCGGCTGTGGAATGAGTACACCAAAGAATGTCACTATAAATTCTGTGAATGCAACTTCAGAAATGCGCGTAATTAAACATACTATGGGCGAAACAAAAATACCTTTGCATCCACAGAAAGTAGTTGTACTAGGTGGCTTAGATAATATTTTAGCTTTAGGGGTAAAACCAATAGCAGCCACAACATTCAGTGATGATAATTTTGCTGCTTACTTACAAGATTTAACATCAGGAATTGAAAAAATTGGTATTAATGGTCAACCAAATCTAGAAAAGATTTTATATCTCAAACCAGACTTAATTTTAGGGTTTTCTTGGGATGCTGAATTATATGGACAACTATCGCAAATTGCCCCAACAGTATTAGCAGATCAAGATAGCGATTGGAAAGATTGGTTAAAGAAATATGCGGAAGCACTGGGAGAAACAGCAAAAGCTGAAAAATTGTTGCAAAAATATGATCAAAGAATAGAAAGCCTGCGTCAACAAATGGGAGATACCCTTTCCCAAACAAAAGTATCTTTAGTCAACTTTTGGGCTAATTTCACTCGTCTTTATATGAATGATTCCTTCGGTGGATCAATCCTCAAAGAAATCGGTTTACCTCGTCCTAAATATCAAGATAAAGATAAAAATCACGAAAACATTTCCTTGGAATTAATTCCTCAAATCAATGGTGATGTTATTTTCTTAATTCTTGGAGGACACAATGAATCAAGGTTGAAACAATTCACCAATCATCCTCTGTGGTCGCAGTTACAAGCTGTACAACAAAATCACGTTTATCCAGTGAAAAATGATGTTTGGATTTCTGCATGGGGAATAATTGGAGCTAATCAAGTTTTGGATGACTTATTCAAATATTTGGTTAAGTGAGCTAATCGTAATATCATTAGGATTAGAAACTAATAAGCAGCGTAAATTAAATTTATTACTTCAACTGGCTATACTCTTCATCATGGTCAGGTACAATATCTTCCACATCCCGCAGCAGACGTACAGAAAAGCCTAGCCAACCGACCAACAACATACACAGCGCACAAATTACATATAACAGCGCAATTCCTGCACCAGTACCAGTCCCAAATAATCCGCCGAGAATACCAACTAGAACACCGCCTGATTGCAAGGCGGGTGCAAAAACTTGA from Nostoc sp. UHCC 0870 includes these protein-coding regions:
- a CDS encoding sucrase ferredoxin; protein product: MNKIFCAEESCQAKEDPIGTAINRQYYILIEVPPPWTSQPLDSKNIPSKLQDLQSDIDEAACYIRLVFIYNPNYYQTGRTRLIIYYQTEEIYSGYNKKEYILSDINDAVPIIQKCIKNENLESEDTNIQTRDFLVCTHGSHDKCCAKYGNPFYRQALATVEDLSLSHVRVWQSSHFGGHRFAPTMIELPEGRYYARLDQKSFTSILTRTGDIQCLKKVYHGWGILPWQVQILERELMLKYNWDWFNYKVQGHVIEQNEDETFSQVEIKFTTPDGIVGCYRCNVIEDENKSVVFRAECGTTELVKISQFSITELVDIATSLIAV
- a CDS encoding ABC transporter substrate-binding protein, whose product is MSIKNHLFIRVFTFLHHILNYHQIKLILFSIITALIVIGCGMSTPKNVTINSVNATSEMRVIKHTMGETKIPLHPQKVVVLGGLDNILALGVKPIAATTFSDDNFAAYLQDLTSGIEKIGINGQPNLEKILYLKPDLILGFSWDAELYGQLSQIAPTVLADQDSDWKDWLKKYAEALGETAKAEKLLQKYDQRIESLRQQMGDTLSQTKVSLVNFWANFTRLYMNDSFGGSILKEIGLPRPKYQDKDKNHENISLELIPQINGDVIFLILGGHNESRLKQFTNHPLWSQLQAVQQNHVYPVKNDVWISAWGIIGANQVLDDLFKYLVK